A section of the Triticum dicoccoides isolate Atlit2015 ecotype Zavitan chromosome 7A, WEW_v2.0, whole genome shotgun sequence genome encodes:
- the LOC119332308 gene encoding uncharacterized protein LOC119332308 codes for MAAAAASHLDGGTKRRRKDEEVEAGAEAAEDRISELPEALRLHVLCLLPLKSAIRTGALSTRWRSLWTHRWPAPSSLDFRLGIGDSPHPLLETLERRGWRRLQRFALSFGIGAFKAEHFRRCLDLAIACAVEDLHVHRVHHFFARFYKFRLPLGDPHLARLSFRYISVDLPDSFSARSHRFTALEVIHLRCVHISDDTVSSLVAACPLLHTLDLRYCEGLDSVSVAAAGAHLSSLTVAECDPCTDVVLADEASGLRSFRYSGAYMPAYSIPATITSLADLYICFGASNRRRRLSGTRIRFYGQEAHACELRRNWLQLLTSLSNLTVLTLCSSILRRLSAKARARLAATGAAPCKLLNLRELQLLMFEVEINNMNDIYSFLVACCGPRLERLFVQLPTINYPYEPEDEPSGSESEEFGSMGELSYQEAHGEGELDDDLSEGEATEKDGLEEQLSEGDALEEDEIEEELSEGEELEEELSEGNELVEELSGGEPPEEKQSQKQGSMEEQSDGGQSEEETLEHGDVFENLMLLKMMNFMGRDNEMQLVSLVLKKATSLKQLILFTPKINHPEELHKDHMNTSHLLERKLFSLRRASPDAQIVLSEPDDSAVQPLHEALVKIY; via the exons atggcggcggcggcggcgtcccatCTGGACGGTGGCACGAAGCGGCGGCGGAAGGACGAGGAAGTAGAAGCAGGCGCGGAGGCGGCAGAGGACCGCATCTCGGAGCTGCCGGAGGCGCTGCGGCTGCACGTCCTCTGCCTGCTCCCGCTCAAATCCGCCATCCGCACGGGCGCGCTCTCCACCCGGTGGCGCTCCCTCTGGACGCACCGCTGGCCGGCGCCCTCCTCCCTCGACTTCCGCCTCGGCATCGGCGACTCCCCGCACCCGCTCCTCGAAACCCTAgagcggcgcgggtggcggcgcctCCAGCGGTTCGCCCTCTCCTTCGGCATCGGCGCGTTCAAGGCCGAGCACTTCCGCCGCTGCCTCGACCTCGCCATCGCCTGCGCCGTCGAGGACCTGCACGTCCACCGCGTGCACCACTTCTTCGCCCGCTTCTACAAGTTCCGGCTCCCGCTGGgtgacccccacctcgcccgcctctCGTTCCGCTACATCAGCGTCGACCTCCCCGACTCCTTCTCCGCCCGCTCCCACCGCTTCACCGCTCTCGAGGTCATCCACCTCCGCTGCGTCCACATCTCCGACGACACAGTCAGCAGCCTGGTCGCCGCGTGCCCCCTCCTCCACACCCTCGATTTGCGCTACTGCGAAGGCCTCGACTCCGTCAGCGTCGCGGCGGCCGGGGCGCACCTGAGTAGCCTCACCGTTGCAGAGTGCGATCCGTGCACCGACGTTGTTTTGGCCGATGAGGCATCCGGTCTGCGCTCATTCCGCTACAGCGGTGCCTACATGCCCGCCTACAGCATCCCGGCCACCATCACTAGTCTTGCTGACCTTTACATCTGCTTCGGAGCATCTAACCGCCGGCGACGCTTGTCAGGCACCAGAATCCGGTTTTATGGACAGGAGGCTCACGCTTGCGAGCTGCGCAGAAACTGGCTTCAACTACTAACCAGTCTGTCCAACCTCACCGTGCTTACCCTCTGCAGCAGTATCCTACGG AGACTGTCTGCCAAAGCTCGTGCCAGATTAGCTGCCACAGGCGCTGCACCATGCAAATTGCTGAATTTGAGAGAGCTTCAGCTACTGATGTTCGAAGTGGAGATCAACAACATGAACGACATTTACTCTTTCCTTGTGGCATGCTGTGGCCCTCGTTTGGAGAGGCTATTTGTGCAG CTTCCGACAATCAATTATCCATATGAGCCAGAGGATGAACCATCAGGATCAGAGTCAGAGGAATTTGGATCAATGGGAGAGCTATCATACCAAGAGGCACATGGGGAAGGTGAGCTGGATGACGACTTGTCAGAAGGAGAAGCAACAGAGAAAGATGGGCTAGAGGAACAGCTGTCAGAGGGAGATGCCCTGGAGGAAGATGAGATAGAGGAAGAGTTGTCAGAGGGAGAAGAACTAGAGGAAGAGCTTTCAGAGGGAAATGAACTAGTGGAAGAGTTGTCAGGGGGAGAGCCACCTGAGGAAAAGCAATCACAGAAACAGGGGTCAATGGAAGAGCAATCTGATGGAGGGCAATCAGAGGAAGAGACACTAGAGCACGGCGATGTCTTTGAGAACCTTATGTTGCTCAAAATGATGAATTTCATGGGACGCGACAATGAGATGCAGCTAGTAAGCCTTGTGTTGAAGAAGGCTACTAGTCTCAAGCAACTGATACTATTTACTCCCAAGATTAATCACCCAGAAGAGCTCCACAAGGATCATATGAATACTTCCCATTTGCTTGAAAGAAAACTATTTTCTCTCAGAAGGGCCTCGCCAGATGCTCAGATAGTTCTCAGCGAGCCTGATGATAGTGCAGTCCAGCCGTTGCATGAGGCTTTAGTCAAGATTTACTGA
- the LOC119332309 gene encoding external alternative NAD(P)H-ubiquinone oxidoreductase B1, mitochondrial-like — translation MGFSFFASRAAARFLEDIRRPSSAGVSTAALLLTAASGGGIVAYADSARAEEAPEPPPRKKKVVVLGTGWAGTSFLKNLDSSRYEVKVISPRNYFAFTPLLPSVTCGTVEARSVVEPIRRMFEKKGKDVAYYEAECFKIDPTKKAVHCRSAVGTNLDGNGDFMVDYDYLVVALGATVNTFNTPGVMEHCHFLKEVEDAQKIRKSVIDCFERASIPNISEEEKRKILHFVIIGGGPTGVEFAAELHDFLVEDLVKLYPAIEQFVKITIIQSGEHILNTFDQRIAVFAESKFQRDGIELSTGFRVIKVSDDSITVKCKSSGVETLVPYGMAVWSAGIGTRPVITDFMSQVGQGKRRALATNEWLRVPECDSVYAIGDCSSISQRKIMEDISTIFKVADKDNSGTLTLKEINDVLEDICIRYPQVELYMKSMHMVDIADLIKGGVGDSNKESMVVNIEEFKKALSHVDSQVKTVPATAQVAAQQGYYLADCFNKKDHCVEHPEGPLRLTGSGEGHHNFRPFRYKHLGQFAPLGGEQAAAELPGDWVSMGHSTQWLWYSVYASKQVSWRTRVLVVSDWTRRFIFGRDSSRI, via the exons ATGGGCTTCTCCTTCTTCGCCTCTCGCGCTGCCGCCAGGTTCCTGGAGGACATCCGGCGCCCCTCCTCCGCCGGCGTCTCCACCGCGGCGCTCCTCCTCACGGCCGCCAG CGGCGGAGGCATTGTGGCCTATGCCGACTCCGCCAGGGCGGAGGAGGCTCCGGAGCCACCGCCcaggaagaagaaggtggtggtgctCGGCACCGGCTGGGCCGGCACCTCCTTCCTCAAGAACCTCGACTCCTCCCGCTACGAGGTGAAGGTCATCTCGCCCCGCAACTACTTCGCGTTCACGCCCCTGCTGCCCAGCGTCACCTGCGGCACCGTGGAGGCGCGCAGCGTCGTCGAGCCGATACGGAGGATGTTCGAGAAG AAGGGGAAAGATGTCGCGTATTATGAAGCAGAGTGCTTCAAAATCGATCCGACGAAGAAAGCCGTCCACTGCCGCTCTGCTGTTGGTACCAATTTGGATGGGAATGGCGATTTCATGGTTGATTATGATTACTTGGTCGTCGCTCTTGGGGCTACTGTCAATACATTTAACACTCCTGGTGTGATGGAGCATTGCCACTTTCTGAAG GAAGTGGAGGATGCCCAAAAGATTCGGAAGAGTGTGATAGACTGCTTTGAAAGGGCGTCAATTCCTAACATCAGCGAAGAGGAGAAAAGGAAGATCCTTCACTTTGTGATTATTGGTGGTGGACCTACTGGGGTTGAATTTGCTGCGGAGTTGCATGATTTTCTTGTCGAAGATCTGGTGAAGCTATATCCTGCAATTGAACAATTTGTGAAGATAACAATTATTCAATCAGGAGAACATATATTGAATAC GTTTGACCAAAGGATAGCTGTGTTTGCTGAATCAAAGTTCCAAAGAGATGGCATCGAGTTGAGTACAGGATTCAGAGTGATAAAGGTCTCCGATGATTCAATTACAGTGAAGTGCAAATCATCTGGTGTAGAAACATTGGTGCCGTATGGGATGGCTGTTTGGTCTGCTGGCATTGGTACTCGCCCCGTCATTACAGACTTCATGAGTCAAGTTGGTCAG GGCAAACGACGTGCCTTGGCAACTAATGAATGGTTAAGAGTTCCTGAGTGTGATAGTGTCTATGCAATTGGTGACTGTTCTTCAATAAGTCAAAGGAAAATAATG GAGGACATTTCAACAATATTTAAAGTAGCAGACAAGGATAACTCTGGCACCTTGACACTGAAAGAAATAAACGATGTTCTAGAAGATATTTGTATAAGATACCCTCAAGTAGAACTGTATATGAAAAGTATGCACATGGTTGACATTGCTGATTTGATAAAAGGTGGCGTAGGTGATTCCAACAAGGAGTCGATGGTGGTTAACATAGAGGAGTTCAAAAAAGCTCTGTCTCATGTCGACTCCCAAGTTAAAACTGTTCCGGCGACTGCTCAG GTTGCTGCGCAACAAGGGTATTATCTTGCTGACTGCTTTAACAAAAAGGATCACTGCGTAGAGCATCCAGAAGGTCCGTTGCGCCTGACGGGGTCAGGGGAAGGGCATCACAATTTCCGCCCATTCCG GTACAAGCATCTTGGGCAATTCGCGCCCTTGGGCGGGGAGCAAGCCGCGGCAGAGCTCCCGGGCGACTGGGTCTCCATGGGCCACAGCACCCAGTGGCTCTGGTACTCCGTTTACGCAAG CAAGCAGGTGAGCTGGCGCACTCGGGTCCTGGTGGTATCCGACTGGACCCGGAGGTTCATATTCGGGAGGGACTCGAGCCGGATCTAG